The sequence TTTTGCTCCATTTTTCTATGTCACACTTTATATTAGACTCAATTAACAAATGCCTCAGTTTTACAGAGCTACTGTTTCTATAATTTTGACTTGTGTTTCCCAACCTCTGCAAGACTGAGGattctgtttaaaaacaaattatcttatttctcttttgagtTGATAATACATTTTCAGGGGCAAACATTGAAAATGTCCCAAAAGATAGGCTGTAATCTTAAGTCTCCATCCCACTCCTGACAACCAGACACTCGGCTCCTGGCTCTGAGAGGCAAGCACTCCCTTGAATGTCCTTCTGGAGAgtctataaatatacatgcatttcttttttcttttactttacatGGATGGGAGTATATTACACACACTGTTCTATAGCTTCCGTTCCCATTTAACAAAATATCAGGGAGAGCCTTCCAAATCAGTCCTTATAAGGATATTCCATTTGTTTTAACGGCTGTACCTCAAATGCATATCATAAGTTATTTATCTGGTTCCCTattgatggaaatttaggttgttcACTAACTTTTGCTATTATTAAAAATGCTGCAATACATATCttgcacatatttcttttttattttgcatatgacTAAATTTCTGGAAATGAAATTTCTGGGCCAAGGGGTATGCacagtttttgttttgatattgccAGATTGACCCCATAAAAGTTGTACCGAGTTACACTCTCATAGCAGCGTATGACAAGAATGCCCTCAACAACATgtgttgtctttcttttttgtcaGCTGTTGAATGAAAATGGTTTAATTTGTATTGCTCTTCTTATCAGTCAGGTTGAAAGTATCTGTGCTTCCTTTCCAGTGAGTGGTCAAGGTGATGTTCTTTGCCCACATTTCCATCAGATTGTTAACTTTTTTCATATTGATATGTAAatgctctttatatattaaggacATTAGTTCCCTGCTTAGATTGGTTTCCTGGGGAGCAGACTGTAAGGTGGAGGTTTGCATGCAGGGATTTATTGAGGGGCGTTCTCAGGAACCATCTTTCCATGGAACTAAGGGAGAAGGAAAACTTCTGGTACTGGAATGGCCTACAGAGTTGTTCCTTATAGAGGCCAGGGGGCTGGGCTTTGcatttcccccctccccactgaccAATCACTAGACGCTGTCCCTGGGATGTGGGGTTACCGTGAGCCAAGGACGATGCTGGGGGATGCTCTGAGTCTCAGCAGCTCTGAGTCTCAGACAGATAAGGGCTGCCTCTGTCCTCTGTGCTCCTCGTCTGTAAGAGcagttgcaaatattttgccaattttctcatttaacctttaaatttgctcatattttttgtaactttgttttgtttttgccatgtggatttttttttaaatggttaaatgtGTCAGTTGTTCCTCTTATAGCCTCTGAGCTTTGTTCTGTACTTAGAAAGGCCTCCGAACTCTAGGATAATACTTTAAATTCTCCCAGTTTTTTTCTGGAACATTCAGGATTCCATTTTTTAGGTGTAAGTATTTGAGCCATCTGGAGTTTAGTTTGATATAAGGAGTGAACCAGGAGTTAATGTGATCATTTGTTGTTGCCGAATACCCACTTTACCAGCACCACTCACTGTATAACCCAGCTTCCCTCCCACTGGCCTGAGAGGCTGCCTTTATAACATACTAAATGACCATATGTCATTAGGTCTACttctgcaattttaaaaaattctattcctTTGATCTGTCAATCAGCTGATgcagggcagggattttttttttttttttgagtaaaagTGTAAGTTAGAAAAGTAATACATACCACCgtagaaaatttataaaatatagggcaaaaggaagaaaataaatattatctgTAATCCTGTCATCCGTAAGTAATTGCTTTTGATGTTTTGATATCTTCTTTCCCAATCACATACTACTTAACGAAAATGAGATCATGGGTAAATACTGATTTGTAACCTGCATTTTTTCGCTTAATGAATGCTTCATATTTTCTCATATCCTTAAAGGAAGCGTAATTTCGTTTCTAGGTCTTTATTCAAAGGCAATAATCGGAAAAGGTGCACAAATGAAATTGCTCAGCTAAAGAGAATGAGTATTTCCAACAGTCATGCACCCTCCAAAGGGATGTAGAATTTTACAATCACGTTAACAATATAGActcttacttatatttctctgaagCCTCACCTGTTAATTAATAGCATTTTAACAACTATTCCCAatacttaaaagtaaaaaattattatcgctgggttttaatttgcatgtctttgactagtaagattaaatattttccagGTTCTCTGGCCGTCTGCATTTCAGCTCCCGTGTATCTGTCATATGTTCTTCTCTtgccagttgtgtgtgtgtgtacctctcACCGCTTAACGGCTCTGTAAGAGCCGTTTATATACTAAGGATACAACCCTCGTCTCCAGTTATGCTGCAGAGGGCAGGTGTTAGTGTTTTCACTCTGTGGTTTGAGGTCACAGGCTGGTTGATGCTCTAGTGAAAGCATCTTGTTCCCACATCTGGAGAAGAATGGTTACGCTGCAGACCCGCCGAGGGTGTGAGCCCACGTTAAGTTGGAGAGGCTGCCAAGCCAGGGCCTTGTTCGGCCTGGTCCAGGACCGCCAGGTTAACTACACAACCGTCCAGGTCTCCCCAGGTCAGTCCTCTGTGCCGGCGTGACTCAGCCCCAGGCTCTGGCCCCATCACCAGGTGTGCACCGGGGTGATATTGGCCTTATGGGCTGGAGGGCTGTAGGGAGGAACAGACTGTGGTGGAGGTGAGACTGCGGAGTGGGCCGGATGGGAGAATGACAGAGTAGGAAGGCTGAGGCTAGAGCACAGATCAGCGGTGGTGGAGGTGCGCCCAGCTTCCCTGCCATGACCTCTTCCTGGTTGTGATCAACACCTGTGAGCCCGGCTCATCCACACCCACCTGAGGGCCTGGAGTGAGGGCCGGGAGCAGACAGCTTCTGCCGCAAGAGGGGAGAtgtcttcccagtgcaggggtCTCCAGCCCCACATCTGGGTCTCCCTCACTCTAGACCGGATCTGAGAGCTGGAAACCAGGATGGGTTCCTACTTATCACTGGTCTCCTGGATGTGGGACCCATGCACTTTCTCCCTCTATTAACCACCTGCTGGCCTAACCCCTTGCCTGTCGGATCTGTGGTGTCGCCCACCCTCTCTGGTTTGGCCAGTTTTCAGGACTGCTTTGCCCTTTTTCTAGATTTATCCTTGGTGAATCTGTCTCTGGGTGCTCATTCTGGGGGAGTGTGTGTGTAGATGCAGAAATTAGACCCAGAGAGAAGGGCTACCCAAGTCCCCATGGCTCTGGGGGACCCAGTAAAGGCTGTGCTGGGAGCACCATCCATTAGCCCCATGGGGTCACTTGGCCGACAACCTCCAGGGTAGACGACTAAGAACAAATGATCCCCATCTCCCACCATCCCTGCCCTTACTGGACACACCGAGCCCAGGTGATATGGCAAGGGTGATGACCTTCAGCTACATCACCGGGATGTCACAGTGTGGCAGGCAGAGGCACCCAGAGAGGACAGGGTCCCCCCCAGAGAGGACAGGGTCCCCCCCCAGAGAGGACAGGATCCCCCCACAAAGAGGACAGGGTCCCCCCCAAAGAGGACAGGGTCCCCCCCCAGAGAGGACAGGATCCCCCCCAAAGAGGACAGGGTCCCCCCCAGAGAGGACAGGATCCCCCCACGGAAAGGACAGGGTCCCCCCCCAGAGAGGACAGGATCCCCCCCAAAGAGGACAGGGTCCCCCCCAGAGAGGACAGGATCCCCCCATGGAAAGGACAGGGTCCCCCCCCAGAGAGGACAGGGTCCCCCCCAAAGAGGACAGGGTCCCCCCCAGAGAGGACAGGATCCCCCCAAAGAGGACAGGGTCCCCCCAAAGAGGACAGGGTCCCCCCCCAAAGAGGACAGGGTCCTCCCCCAGAGAGGACAGGATCCCCCCCAAAGAGGACAGGGTCCCCCCCAAAGAGGACAGGGTCCCCCCCCAGAGAGGACAGCAGCATTGCTCACCTGCAGGTTGCTGTTGGTTCTCTGGGCTCCACACCTGTGCACTCGcaaatcacactttgaaaaacagtcaaAGAAGTTGCAGTCTTCATCTCCCGTGCAGTTCTGCTCAAGAATCTCCCTCATTTTAGGCTCAAAAAAGGCCATGTCCACGTCAATAGCCACCACCTGTAATTGAAACAGCACACGCCTCTCAAGAGGACCCCCAAGGCCGCGGCACCGAGGGAGCCCTGCGGTACCACCCCACCCCTGTGCCCCTTTGCAGGTGCAAGTGTCACAGACTTCAGGGGTCACAGAAATCTGCCAGCAGGGAAGAGGAGCCAGGTTGTGCTGGGGACATACAAGCCCCTGGCACAGACGGTATGGCAAGGCTTTAACTGCAAAAAGAACCTTTGTGGTCACTAGTGAAAGCCTAGAATGTGGAACTAACATcacttttcatctttaaaagtTTTCTCAGATTTAAAAGTTGAATCtctgaaatatctttaaaatgaattGATTTCCCCTTCTGTTGCTTTATCACTTTGGTTTCTGACATTCAAGGCTCAGGAGTACAAAAGCTGTGAGACACAGATAATCTTTCCCTATGaatataagcaacaaaagaagacTACGTTCAAGGGACAGGTGGAGGGTGTGATGGTGAGAGTGGGGTGGGCAGTACGTAGGCCGTCTGTTTATGCTGTCTGTTACCTGAGTTGACTGGTTTCCAGCTGCGGGGAGCAGGGGGAGTGCAGGGAGTGGCAAAGCCAAAGTTCTCAAATTAGGGTCGATACATATGGACCCTGATCCAGCAGCATCAAAAACTAAGTCCCACTATCAGCGTGAAAATGTGATGAGCCCCTGGAATTTCAGATTTATCTTCCTGGCTTCAACCCAAATAGGcttcaaaaccagaaaaagaataatGTCTAAATTATGCAGATATGTTCCTCCAccacctgaattttaaaaaaaaatgagctcaaACCTGAGAAAACCTGGACTCTGCCCAAATCAAGCAGTGTATAGCTTCAAGGTATTAAAGACTCGATGAGGTTAATGGAGGCTGTGGCATTTCACAAGCCTTCACAGGTCAACCTCAAAATATCAGCCTTCTCCCTTTGGTAGTGTCTCAAAAAAGTGTTCATTTACGTCTCAATTCTCTGCAAAGTCAGGAGGCACATTCCCAggttgttgtttctgttttttccttcaagattGATGCCAGAATGCAGTAAAGCTTCTTGGGGATTATTCAGTAAAACAGAGGAgggaaaatactttatttcaaaatatgtggagaataatgaaaataaagaacaaggaaCTTTTCCCTATTTAAGAGCCTTGTCTAATTACTAATTCAGGCTCTGCAAACAgaaattatcattttaatcaatttttccTATCTTATTATTCAGACAAAAGAAAGAGCTCATTTCATTATTTATACTGGTTAATACACTAAAAATATATGAGGCTGTGCTAATGAGTCTATTGTCTTTCATAATTTATTTGGGGGGCTACAAGACCCTTCTCTTCTTTTGATAGTTCCTGGCCATCTCCCCAGCTTCCCCTGGGCCCCTGGTGGAATTTCAGCTCCCTGTTACTTCTCTCTTCCAGCTCTGATTGTTCCCTTCTCATCTCCCAGGAAGAGCCAGATTTATTTCTTAAGTTTAGTGTATGCTGTAGAATGGATTACAGCTACTGGAAGCATAACTCTATGCACCTAAAATAAGAACAGTaacaaaatgaacagaaaaaccTGCCTGAGGTTTCTTAGATAACATCGGGAGAATCATAAAATTTTTCCTGCACAAAATTACCTAACTTGCATCATCTTCAGACATGGTCCTAGCATCAGACTAGAACGGATTGATGAGGATTATTTCATTCTCCACTGAAAAGTGTGCCTCTAGAGCAGGAAACGTCATCTGTTTGAAAAGAGCACTTTCTGGCAACAGTTTGGGAGCAAGAAGTAAAGATGTTTTCCTAGTTCTTTTGCAACCGCTGGACAGATTCTCAAGACCTGCAAGGGGGGGACCCGAGAAAGTGAATGACTGCGAGTCATCAATTCTTACACATTACCTGAAGGACAGCGCTCCTTCCCCGCTGCAATGCAGACCAAAGGGGGAACCCACCTGCTGGTCCGTCAGTTCGCTAGTTCTCACACTGAGCgcgcatcagaatcacctggagggcttgcttttaagtttatttatttatattattatttttgactgtgttgggtcttcgtttctgcgcgagggctttctctagttgcagcgagcgggggccactcttcatcgcggtgcgcgggcctctcaccgtcgcggcctctcccgttgcggagcacaggctccagacgcgcaggctcagtagttgtggctcacgggcttagtcgctccgcggcgtgtggggtcttcccagaccagggctcgaacccgtgtcccctgcatcggcaggcagattcctaaccactgcgccgccagggaagccctggagggcCTGCTTTTACCACACAGAGGGCCACAGCCCACCCGGAGCGCCAGTCCTCCTGCTGCTTCTCCACCGCGGTTCATTCTTTGTAGGCCGGCACTGCCTGGAGTGGGACATAAAACTCACCTGCCTCCTGCAGAGCCTGCAGAGGCTGACGTGTCCCCGTGGGCAGGACTTTCCCTTGTGTAAGGCACCGAAACGCCAGTTGTCCCTCTAGAAGTCTTACCCACAGAAGGGAAACTAGAACCTCTCCAGAAGAAAGTATTAGAAAagttgcggggcttccctggtggcgcagtggttgagaatctgcctgtcaatgcagcggacacgggttcgagccctggtctgggaagatcccacgtgctgcggagcaactaggcccgtgagccacaattactgagcctgcgcgtctggagcctgtgctccgcaacaagagaggccgcgatagtgagaggcctgcgcaccgcgatgaagagtgagtggcccccacttgccgcaactagagaaagccctcgcacagaaacgaagacccaacacagccataaataaataaataataaattaaaaaaaaaaaccaggcatattattaaaaaagaaaaaaaaaaaagaaaagttgcccATCATCCTAGAGCATGGACAGCTTGAAAACTGTCCCCCTACTGAGCCTTTGTACAAAAGCCCCCAAAGGCCGGCCTCCCTCCTCATCCTCCGAGGCTCCTCGTCTCCTGAAGACTGTTTGCTGCACAATTTGCTTGCTTTCAAAATAGCCCTAAGAAGGCGCTAAGTCGCTCTGGAgacaacagagcagccctcaaggAGGACAGACCGCGCCTGCTGCTGCGAGCGGCTGTCCTCCCAGTTCGGCACCGGGCAGGCGCCTCCGTTCTTTAAATTCTCTCATTCCCACTCGGAAGGTTTGGCAGGTCGAGGTTGTCCTGGCTAGAAGGTTGCATAACGCTGCAGGGTCTCCCCCGATTTCAGAACCCCCCTCGTTTAGGACCACCCGGACCCAAGCCTGCCCTCCACGGGCGAAACACACGCCGTAGCCACTCACCGTGAAGTCGCTCCTGATGGCAAAGTTCTCGGGCTTGACGTCGCAGAGGTGCAGGCGGTGCGAGAAGTCGTGCTCGAAGTGGCGGACCATGTCCAGGAAGCTGAGCGCCACGCCGCTGAGCGCGCGCGCCTGGGCCCGGCCTCCGCGGGCCGCGCCGTCCAGGGGGAAGAGGGCCCGGAGGCGGGGGCTGCCCGCGGCCAGGTGCTCCACGGCGTAGAAGTGGCCGCAGGAGCCCAGCACGGGCGGCGCGTGCGGGCTGCGGCCCCGCAGCAGGCTGAGCAGGACGAACTCCTCCTGCTGCAGCAGCGCCCACAGGCTGGCCAGCTGACCCCGCAGCCGGGGCCCCCGCCGCCCCAGGCCCAGCCGCCCCAGGCCGCCCTCGGCCAGCTCCAGGCCCAGCGCGCTCTTGACCTCCCCGGCCGCCAGCAGGAGGAGCTCTGCCTCCGGGAAGCCGGGGCCGCCGGCCTCGGGCTGGCCGTCCAGGAGGCCGAGCGGCGGGAAGCTGGAGAAGGCTTCCTCCTTGGACTTGAGGACCACGGGCCGGCCGCGCCAGTCAGCCTGCAGCACCTTCTTGCCCCGCTCGTAGTACAGGCAGCGCCGGTACCGTAGCTGTCCCGCCACGCACAGGTCCTCGCACAGGTCTCCCCCGAGTGCGCCGCCCCGGTAGTCCTGGCACTGGAAGGAAGGGGGCAGTGGGTCGCACGGCGGAGGAGCAGCACATAGACACGAGGCTGGTCCCGGCGCCCAGCACGCTCCTAGCAGCTGTGCAGAGAACCTTCACCGGAGTGAACCACGCGGCTGCCCGGGTCAGAGAGGAATGATGAAGCGAAAggcttgagggcttccctgctggcgcagtggttaagcgtccgcctgccgatgcaggggacacgggtttgagccctggtccgggaagatcccacatgccgcggagcaactaagcccgtgtgacacagctaccgagcctgtgctctagaacccacgagccacaactactgaagcccgtgtgccacaacttctgagcccacttgccacaactagaaaaagcccgcacgcagcaacgaagacccaacgcagccaaaataaataaatacatttaagttaaaaaaagaaaaaagacttgaaAGAGCGCCTCAAGTTTGCTAGTTTCTCCatcaggcccaggcccaggtctTAGGAAGCAGGTCTCTATTCTCCCCCACTTCCAGCTGAGGTGGGGGATGCTGGCAAAGGCCTTCTGCATCTGCGTTCAGTTTCCTTGACTATCAGTGAAAGGGCTGGGCCAGGCCCGTGGTTCCCAACTCTTGGCTTCACGTCAGGGTCACCCAGAGAGCTTTCAACCCCCAGTCAAGTACAGGTCAGCCAGACCTCGGGAGGTGGGTCCCCGGCGACCCCAGGAATGGCCCTTCCTCTAGAACCGCTCCTTGCGCCCATTGTGGTCACCGGGAAGCGGTGTGGCTGTAAGGCCAGCAGGCTCTGGGGGACTACGGGGTCTGGAGAGCCCACTGCAGGAAACAGGAGGTAGAAGAGGCCTCGTGGCTGGCAGGGCAGGCACCGGGCGCCTGCAGAAGAGGAGCCCTGCAGGGTAAATTCCAGAAGCGGGGGGTGTTCGGTTCCTGGGGGTGGTGAGGAAGGGACTCAGGGACCCTGAAATGGGGAACTTCTCCTAAACGTCAGGCTCTTGGGCCCAATGGGGGACCTGGTGACCCCACCACGACACTACAAGCATCCGTCCTAAGAATACGGTCCAGACAGGCCCTGTCCTTCAGACCTGCTAGAGGGGGAGCAGGAGATGCCAGTGTGAAACCGATTGAAAGGGAGGATTattattctgttctttcttttttatctctttcaGGAAACCTAAACCTCTGGACCCACGTTTATTAGGGTTGAGCCTATTTCCTGACTCCACCTGTTTCCCCCCAGATGCATCTTCCTCCCACGTGGGCAAAGGCAGGTCAGGTATGTAATTATATGCTGGCCAGACTCTCTGGTTGTTCCGTGCTGCTCAGCTTTATTAACCCCAAGTAGATTATATACAGCTCCTTCAAGTCAGAAAATATACCTCCAATGCTTGGATATGTGAATAATCCCCAAAtccaaaaagctctgaaaactaCAAGTTTTTCCATGACTCTTTCGCCCTCATGGAGTGTCAAATCTGACTGAAAAGATGAGAGCCTATTTATGGTCTGAATGTATTTGACCTGTGACTTTGCATATACTTTGCTGCAGAGTTATTAATCAGCTGGATTTGTTTGATTACTGGTGCTGCCTCATATGCAAAATAGAAAGTATATATATGCTGCATATTATCTAACACCCAAAACAGTGTGAATTCCAAAACAGGCCTGGCCACAGAGCATTGGATAAGGGATTGTGGATCTTTATAAATACTCTCAGTGACTTGTTCAAAGCATATGACCAAAACACTTATTAAAAAGATATACTCCCTGTTCTTGAAAGAAGTATCTGGATTTCAGGGACCGTTTCAGGCAGTAACTGGACAACAGCCCAAAAGGACCAAGACAAGCCCAGCTTCCTGCTGAGGGGCTCCCGCAAGCTGCTTCTCCTTTGCCACATTAGATCTCGGCACCGCACCGTATTGGGTGGTGGGGATGTCACGCTTGCCAAACCCAAAGATGCACGCGATGGAGTCCCGATCTTGGAGTCTGGGAGTGCCCCCTGTTTGCCTGGGGCTGGCTTTTTGTCTTTGGAAAACAGGCAACCATAATGCAGCTGTATTAATAAACACCCATGAAACTGTTTTAAATACACTTGATGCTGTGTACATCTTGCAATTTAACTTAACACCATTTTGGTCAAAtgccatccttttacttttcatCCTGGTACCTCTTTCCAAGGCATGGGGTCATGAGGAGCATCAAAGGGATAAGGACCCTCTGAGTGACTCTCTTTGCTTGGAGTTGCTTCCATATCATGGTGCCTCGGAAGAAAGCATCAGCTGATTCTGGTTCCTCTGAGACCTTTCAGGATAATCTTAGAGGTAAGGTGGGAATGAAAGGTTTAAATGATTGAGACTCCCAAGAGTAAAAAAAGATGTGAATGACGGAAGTAATGTGGGGTGTTCATTTTACTTGCTGCAGCTTTGTCCTATTTCATCTGGTATTTACAGAGTTTCACATCTCTGTAATAAGCCTGATAAGAAAAggcaacatttctttctttttttaaaaaaataaatttatttatttttggctgcgttgggtctttgttgctgcgcacgggctttctctagttgcggcgagcgggggctactcttcgttgcggtgcgcaggcttctcattgcggtggcttctcttgttgtggagcatgggctctaggcgcgcggacttcagtagttgtggtgcatgggcttcagtagctgtggctcgcgggctctagagcacaggctcagtagttgtggcgcacgggcttagttgctccgtggcatgcgggctcttcccggaccagggctcgaacccatgtcccctgcactggcaggtggattcttaaccactgcgccaccagggaagcccaacatttatTTCTTGATTGCCTTATAAAGCCCCTAAACCCTTTGAGTATATCCAAAATGGTTTAATTCAATTCCATAATCCTTTTTAGAGTGTCGTCAAATTTGTAGTTTAATCAAAGGTGTTTTTGTATGAAGGACAGAACAgaactggaaaagaaagaaaagcaagtggTACAATCGAGTTTGGTAGGAGGAGGTGGGTCCTGAGCTGCGAGCTTCAGAATCCTGCTGTGCTGGgcagaagggagaggggaggctgAGGAGAGACGTGGGGAGGGCAAGATAGGAGCGTGGGCCCTGGCTGGGCCACAGCACGAGAGCGGGCAGTGCTGAGGGTGTCAGCTGTGACTGCCCAGGGCCTTCACTCTCCTCATCTGGAACTGCGGCCGAAATTGTCACTGGCCATGAGAGACACCTGTGGGCCCAGAAGCCCACTCCACACCCCCGGGGGCGGGGAGTGGCCGTGGG is a genomic window of Balaenoptera ricei isolate mBalRic1 chromosome 14, mBalRic1.hap2, whole genome shotgun sequence containing:
- the DIPK1C gene encoding divergent protein kinase domain 1C; protein product: MARARARAAGSRGRPGRCGRGALLVCVAWTAGWVLAAALLLRAHPGVLSERCTDEKSRRILTALCQDYRGGALGGDLCEDLCVAGQLRYRRCLYYERGKKVLQADWRGRPVVLKSKEEAFSSFPPLGLLDGQPEAGGPGFPEAELLLLAAGEVKSALGLELAEGGLGRLGLGRRGPRLRGQLASLWALLQQEEFVLLSLLRGRSPHAPPVLGSCGHFYAVEHLAAGSPRLRALFPLDGAARGGRAQARALSGVALSFLDMVRHFEHDFSHRLHLCDVKPENFAIRSDFTVVAIDVDMAFFEPKMREILEQNCTGDEDCNFFDCFSKCDLRVHRCGAQRTNSNLQVVCDKILRHWFSSPRRSPAVSAPLRRQLRAAVLECAAPGAQDAAPRVLAKLRRLLQAALRELQEDK